From Bacillus sp. Bos-x628, the proteins below share one genomic window:
- the pdaB gene encoding polysaccharide deacetylase family sporulation protein PdaB gives MSRLYVLPIKRLKQIVIILVAALAAATFFYVQKAPPLSVFKTENGPRAIYKGETSSKNVSFTFNIGWGDEKAVPILNVLREYDMKNATFFLSASWAERHPDIVKRIKEDGHQIGSLGYAYKNYSQLEESEMKRDLVRAQNAFQKLGLDDIYLLRPPTGQFNETVLKIATQYGYTVVHYSINSQDWLNPGVDQIVHNVNDRLKSGDIVLFHASDSATQTAQALPAILQHLKEKNLKNVTVGELISNTKSKSTEVK, from the coding sequence TTGAGTCGATTATATGTGTTGCCCATCAAACGGCTGAAGCAGATTGTCATTATTCTTGTAGCAGCCCTTGCAGCTGCAACCTTTTTTTATGTACAAAAGGCACCGCCGCTGTCCGTATTTAAAACAGAAAATGGACCGAGAGCAATTTATAAAGGAGAAACTTCATCAAAAAACGTTTCCTTTACTTTTAATATTGGGTGGGGAGATGAGAAAGCCGTTCCTATTCTAAACGTCCTTCGAGAGTACGATATGAAGAATGCCACTTTCTTTCTTTCCGCTTCTTGGGCAGAGCGTCATCCTGATATCGTAAAACGAATTAAGGAGGACGGGCATCAAATCGGCAGCCTTGGCTATGCTTATAAAAATTATAGCCAGCTTGAAGAAAGTGAAATGAAGCGAGATCTTGTTAGAGCGCAAAATGCATTCCAAAAGCTCGGGCTAGATGACATTTACCTATTAAGGCCACCAACTGGGCAATTTAATGAAACAGTATTGAAAATTGCAACACAGTACGGCTATACCGTTGTGCATTATAGCATCAACTCTCAAGATTGGCTGAACCCGGGCGTCGATCAGATTGTACACAATGTAAATGATCGATTGAAAAGCGGAGACATAGTTCTGTTTCACGCCTCAGATTCAGCGACTCAAACCGCTCAGGCATTACCAGCCATCCTTCAGCATTTAAAAGAGAAAAATTTAAAAAATGTCACAGTTGGCGAGCTCATCTCCAATACCAAATCAAAATCAACTGAAGTTAAGTAG
- a CDS encoding KinB-signaling pathway activation protein, with translation MKSRELVRFFFSVLAVGAVITSVVGFALEWGKYQKLFVSFEFLEIASVLFWFVGVGMIFSVISQMGFVVFLTVHRFALEIFRSHSLWNSIQLFLVIFVLFDLAYLRFLFFGENESFFPYLWLPVLIGLFALIVAYFKQQQSSKKTFISALFLMVVITSLEWFPALRVNEEDWLYLMLFPLLGCNAFQLLAMPRFSKAKAT, from the coding sequence ATGAAAAGTCGGGAATTAGTTCGTTTTTTCTTCTCTGTTCTAGCTGTTGGAGCAGTTATTACTAGCGTGGTTGGCTTTGCACTGGAGTGGGGGAAATATCAGAAGCTGTTTGTGTCATTTGAATTCTTGGAGATTGCGTCTGTGCTATTTTGGTTTGTTGGTGTGGGGATGATCTTTAGTGTCATTAGTCAAATGGGATTTGTTGTCTTTTTGACGGTGCACCGGTTTGCGCTGGAAATTTTCCGGTCACATTCTTTATGGAATTCCATTCAACTGTTTCTCGTCATTTTTGTACTGTTTGATTTAGCTTATTTACGATTTTTATTTTTCGGGGAGAATGAATCATTCTTTCCATACTTGTGGCTGCCTGTATTGATTGGTTTGTTTGCATTGATCGTGGCTTATTTTAAACAGCAGCAGTCCTCAAAGAAAACATTTATTTCCGCACTATTTCTCATGGTGGTTATTACGTCCTTAGAGTGGTTCCCGGCGCTCAGAGTCAATGAAGAGGACTGGCTGTATTTAATGCTTTTCCCGCTGTTAGGCTGCAATGCTTTTCAGTTGTTAGCCATGCCGCGGTTCTCAAAGGCAAAAGCTACTTAA